gagctttttactctatttcctgatttaagacatggatggtttgatccaaaaattaaaaaacccatggaacatgttagtatgaacactttgaataccattgttgctaatgatatggaaaattctaagcttggggaagctggttttgatgagcatgatctttttagtcccccaagcattgaggagaaaattttctttaatgatactttgcctcctatttatgatgattataatgatattggtcttttggtgccacctactatggagagtaaattttgttgtgattatactatgcctcctacacttgatgagaataataatgatagctactttgttgaatttgctcccgctattactaataaaattgattatgcctatgtggagagtaataattttatgcatgagactcatgataagaatgctttatgtgatagttatattgttgagtttgctcatgacactactgaaagttattatgagagaggaaaatatggttgtaaaaattttcatgttactaaaatacctctctatgtgctgaaatttttgaagctatgcttgttttatcttcctatacttgttactttgctcttcttgaacttgtttatttacaagattcctatgcataggaagcatgttagacttaaatgtgttttgaatttgcctcttgatgctctcttttgcttcaaatattatttcttgcgagtgcatcattaaaactgctgagcccatcttaatggctataaagaaaagaacttcttgggagataacccatgtgttattttgctacagtactttgttttatatttgtgtcttggatgttgtttactactgtagcaacctctccttatcttagttttgtgttttgttgtgccaagttaagccgttgatagaaaagtaagtactagatttggattactgcgcagttccagatttctttgctgtcacgaatctgggtccacctccctgtaggtagctcagaaaattaagccaatttacgtgcatgatcctcagatatgtacgcaactttcattcaatttgagcattttcatttgagcaagtctggtgccattttaaaattcgtcaatacgaactgttctgttttgacagattctgccttttatttcgcattgcctcttttgctatgttggatgaatttctttgatccactaatgtccagtagcattatgcaatgtccagaagtgttaagaatgattgtgtcacctctgaatatgttaatttttattgtgcactaaccctctaatgagtttgtttcgagtttggtgtggaggaagttttcaagggtcaagagaggaggatgatatactatgatcaagaagagtgaaagctctaagcttggggatgccccggtggttcatccctgcatattctaagaagactcaagcgtctaagcttggggatgcccaaggcatccccctcttcatcgacaaattatcaggttccttctcttgaaactatatttttattcggtcacatcttatgtgcttttcttggagcgtctgtgtgcttttgtttttgcttttgtttgaataaatgcttgtgtgggagagagacacgctccgctggttcatatgaacacatgtgttcttagcttttagtattcatggcgaagtttcctcttcgttaaattgttatatggttggaattggaaaatgatacatgtagtaattgctattaatgtcttgggtaatgtgatacatggcaattgttgtgctcatgattaagctcttgcatcatatgctttgcacccattaatgaagaaatacatagagcatgctaaaatttgatttgcatatttggtttctctaaggtctagataatttctagtattgagtttgaacaacaagcaagacggtgtagagtcttataatgttttcaatatgtcttttatgtgagttttgctgcaccggttcatccttgtgtttgtttcaaataagccttgctagcctaaaccttgtatcgagagggaatacttctcatgcatccaaaatacttgagccaaccactatgccatttgtgtccaccatacctacctactacatggtatttctccgccattccaaagtaaattgcttgagtgctacctttaaacaattcaaaatttatcacctctgatttgtgtcaatgttttatagctcatgaggaagtatgtggtgtttatctttcaatcttgttgggcaactttcaccaatggactagtggcttcatccgcttatccaataattttgcaaaaagagctggcaatgggattcccagtcccaaattaattaacaaaaatagacactcctccatggtatgtgattgttggacggcacccgaaggattcggttagccatggcttgtgtaagcaaaggttgggaggagtgtcatcataataaaactaaaataaaaaggcattccttcatggtatgagattgttggcaggcacccgaggattcggttagccatggtttgtgaaagaaaggttggaaggagtgccatccaaaaataaaataaaatgggagccgctctttgaaggtttgtctggcaagggggttagagtacccgctaccattcgttgacaacaacatacacctctcaaaactttatttttatgctctctttatgttttcaaaataaaaagctctagcacaaatatagcaatcgatgctttcctctttgaaggaccattcttttacttttatgttgagtcagtttacctatctctctccatcttaagaagcaaacacttgtgtgaactgtgcattgattcctacatacttgcatattgcacttattatattactctatgttgacaatatccatgagatatgcatgttacaagttgaaagcaaccgctgaaacttaatcttccattgtgttgcttcaatgcctttactatgaattattgctttatgagttaactcttatgcaagacttattgatgcttgtcttgaagtactattcatgaaaagtctttgctatatgattcacttgtttactcatgtcatatacattgttttgatcgctgcattcactacatatgctttacaaatagtatgatcaaggttatgatggcatgtcactccagaaattatctttgttatcgttttacctgctcgggacgagcagaactaagcttggggatgctgatacgtctccgacgtatcgataatttcttatgttccatgccacattattgatgttatctacatgttttatgcacactttatgtcatattcgtgcattttctggaactaacctattaacaagatgccgaagtgccagttcctgttttctgctgtttttggtttcagaaatcctagtaacgaaatattctcggaatcggacgaaatcaacgcccaggttcctattttcatcggaagcatccagaacacccgagagccaccagggagggggcacaggccacccaaaccctaggccggcgcggccagggggggcccgcgccaccctatggtgtgggcaccccttcgaccctcctgcgccgcctcttcgcctatataaagcccctggatcgaaaaccctgatacaattggcgaaaaccacagaaaccttccagagccgccgccatcgcgacgccaagatctgggggacaggagtctctgttccggcaccctgccggagcggggcccccggaaggcttctccatcgacaccgctgccatctccaccgccatcatcatcaccgctgctgctcccatgaggagggagtagttctccatcgaggctcggggctgtaccggtagctatgtggttcatctctcccatgtacctcaatacaataatctcatgagctgctttacatgattgagattcatatgagttttgtatcacaatttatctatgtgctactctagcaatgttattaaagtagttctattcctcctgcacgtgtgtaaaggtgacagtgtgtgcaccgtgttagtacttggtttatgctatgatcatgatctcttgtagattgcgaagttaactattgctatgataatattgatgtgatctattcctcctacatatgcatgaaggtgacagtgtgcatgctatgttagtacttggtttagtctattgatctatcttacactataaggttacttaaacatgagcattattgtggagcttgttaactccggcattgagggttcgtgtaatcctacgcaatgtgttcatcatccaacaaaagtgtagagtatgcatttgtctattctgttatgtgatcaatgttgagagtgtccactagtgaaagtgtaatccctaggccttgttcctaaatactgctgcgttactactgcttgtttactgtttcactgtgttactactgctgcaatactaccaccatcaactacaagccagcaagctattttctggcaccgttgctactgctcatatatattcataccacctgtatttcactatctcttcgccgaactagtgcacctattaggtgtgttggggacacaagagacttcttgctttgtggttgcagggttgcatgagaggaatatctttgacctcttcctccctgagttcgataaaccttgggtgatccacttaagggaaaacttgctgctgttctacaaacctctgctcttggaggcccaacactgtctacaggaaaggagggggaacgtagacatcactgaCGAAGAGCCCAGACAATTTGAATCCTTTGATCCCGCTAAATCCGATCGAGCATAATTTAACTGATCACTCTGCCAAGAAATATCTGTAGAAACTGAAGAATTCCTCTGCTGTGGAGTTGGTGAAGTGTGAGGATCAACTCGCTTACAAACATTGAACTGAGCCTTCCTGGTAGAAGTCGTCTGTTTATAAGCCAAACCATTAACCTGTGATCTAGAAGAAGGAGATTTAGAAACAAAGGTCCACTCATTATCACATTCcttttgccacagcataagctcTCTTTGCCAATTCGGCCCTCCAAAACTCCAAAGGTGAAAATGACATTTGAAGTGAAAACACTCATAGAATCTCCTAGCAAGGAGATAGGGTGTGGTTTCTAGTTGCCACACCTCCTGCTGCTCCGTTTCACTGCCTACGAGCACTACTTCGTTCTTCTTGACCTATTGTCTTCGGTGGAGTGGTGCCAGTGTGGTGTGACGGTGTGTTGCTATGGTGGTGGTGCTTCTGTGACCTGCGGTGCTCGACATCGATGGATGGCGCCATAGACGCAACCTCGGCGTCGATGTACTGGTGGTGCTGTCGCTGTCCTCACTGCATCCTCGACCTCGACGCCAGCAGGACGGCGTCGCCGATGCAACCCCGGTGTCAACCGCTACGACTATTCCTCTATAACAATGTGAGCTACTTATACCctctttccctctctctctctgtctcggtATTCTATATGGCTATGGATTTGTTGGCCAAGAACTTGTGTGTATTTGGCCAAATTATTGCATATGCTTGTGAGTGCTATACATGTGCTATATGACTTGTAAAATTATCAGTCAAGTACTGATGCTAGTGAGTTATATTATATGCTTAAGATTGGTAACTCATTTGTGAAGTGGAATGCTTCATTTTTGGATGGATTAATCATCCAAAGCATGTGTAGTTTGTGGTGGCATTAGTCTGACAAAACTGAATGTATAATTTCAATTACATGATTTGGTTACAGTTGTGTTTATCTCAAGGATGAACTGAGATATGGCAGTATACTAGTGTTGATGTATACAGAGACCTTATTTACTTGATACTTAATTTGGCAATTCACTTGATGGCTTGCTGTGTTAGCTTGTATGCTTGTAGCCTCTAATTGTTGCCATGGTGCTACTTGGTTGGCCTAGGAGGATTTCCTGGACCCCAAGTAGATTATGAGTTTACTGCTGAAAGCTGTGCTATGTAAAAATTTATAAGAACGTAGATTGCACTTGATATCTTGGCCCAgcctatgatgcaaaggctgaggcacaaaCTTGTGATAAGAACAGATGCTTTGATGTGGCTTTTTAATTCTCTAGGATGATTGTGAGCAGCACCTCTGTTCATGACTGAGAGAAATATATTTCTCTATCCTCCTAGACGATACTCTAGTAGAAGGGTAGTTAAATGGAATGACTGTATATGCTTCCTTTATTTACCCAGAGATGTTAATGGGGAATATATACTGTATGATCTATTTGAGCTACTGGTTGATTTCTACCTGTTGCTCCCTAGCTTGATATCTGGTGGATTCTTCTAGCTTCTGTGATACCTTGCTTCTGGTGACATGcctgctcctcctagcttctTGATCTACTTCATATTGATCTAGTTGCTGTCTCTCAGAGATGTGTGTGGGTGCTTGTTGTTCTAGCTTTTCTTGATATCTACTAATGTGTATATGATCAAGGGTTGTTGGTGCTGCCTTTGTCAAAGCACAAACAAGGTTATGGCCGGATAGATTGTGTGTGTCCAAGGGACTGTTGGTACTGCGGTACTGCCTTTTATACTGCTGGCTGCGGTTTGTGGTGTTGACAACACACAACTGCATGTGTGTGACTGTGCTACCTGTGTGTGTGTTTCCCTATCTAGTGAAAGAGAACAATATTCCTttctcttcctccttgagcaagcAACGTCAGGTTGCTCTTATCCTATACTTGTCCtcttatttctctgttgccaagtgGATAATTAGCATTGGATGTTATTATGTTGGGATTTGCAGTATAACTTGTGGGCTTAACTTGTATGGCTAATGGTTCATCTTGACTATCTAATGTCAATGGTGAATCACTGATAAAAAAATATGTGGGCTTCTAAAAGGacactagctagattagagggaagaACATTGTTGGTTTGTTGCCTATAGTAATGGATCATTTCAGTGTTGCTATTTGCCTAAGTTGCCTTCTTATTTGATGCCTCATGATCCAAaaatcccatttgtccctaatgctGCCTAAAAAGAATACTTCTCCCTCTGATCGAATTTTGGTTATTAGGACAAGTTCCTAATTTCCTATGGCTAGTCTCCAACATTTAACATTGCCTCACCAAAGGTGaggcaaacattttaacattcacaaaccatttcttctgtctttgttgtttcttttgcAGGGAATGAAGAATAAGGAGATCAAGATTAGATTTAGGGattcttttttttatttctttgtaATCTCCTATTTCTTTTGGAGCTTGTAATTGATTAAGTTATTATTTTTCTTAATGTAATATATATTTTATTTCTTTATCTACTTGTAAATCTTGAATTGTGTTTTATATATTTGTTTGGAATTCAATTTCCAAttcaagttttatttgaattcatgttattcatatttgaatttgaattcaaactccttccctcgaaaacataataaatcgtcaaaggtcatgtcgaaatttattgCACTAGTGTCGATGACCTATATCAATTCCCtcgacacaagagaaacctcgacATCTTTGTGTTTTAAACGaacgcgcgaaaattccccggattttctatgcatgaatgcaatgcacacatctgtttcctttatttttgtaaccccattacctgggatattacagtctctaccccttaaactaaacttcgtcctcgaagtttgaacgctctcacgtttccggagtgtggatctgacttgtgcggactacgacttttctcgaactccggggTGATcccactagatataattgaatatatcccttgtccagattcttcctggaatccattagtgtccGTCTCTGAACCATAGcttctacttcaattccatgatttctttcaatatcATAATCTTGTTTCGTTTCCCATTGAAGGTTCAATGATTGGAACTTattctgatgctgctagtcttaactgatgactagtttgataacatactcctaattggtaaataggtctttgttttcccttactaccaaaagtgcaatagtggtacttggtaaggtacttatcaTAGAAATGgccgtgatggtttatttccctaagaatggattagactcatttagtccatccaatcatggtttatagttgatacctataactattttgggttatttaggttccatgaaaggaatccttCTAATTGTATTTAGTTTTGGCAAGGTctaactccttcggtctttggcctattTGAGCTTTATTTGGTCTCTGATATTTCTTTCATCCAACTTCCTTAACCATGACTTACTTAAGCTTCCGTACTTTTGAGTAAGTAttcctcactttctcaagttatagtccaattttgacttcctcgaggtatgaaccttgacttctggtctgacatctttttgaaagtagtgttcaacaatcttataaaaataagatcaaaCTTTCTCTCGgttcagaccttcatcaactATCTTGCTCAAGGTATTGATTCATATTGGATCCAACTGATCCCCCGCTCTCCCCCTTAGGGATGTCCTAATGGTTGCTAAGCTTATCTTCCCCAACCAACTAGCTCCTTGGTTAggctatatgtcttttcctgggcTTTCTATTGTACTTTTGTAGGGTATCTTATTTGGATTGATTGTGTACCCACATGGCTGTGAATACCAGTACGATATGTTAGTTGGTTATGCAACTATGGTTATTCCAACTTTACACAGGACAAGTGTGTTGCCCATGAAAGCTTGAGCAATTTAAAGATATTATTCTGCAACTAATATTGTGCTACATGAAGAAGTTGTGTTCAACAAACTGATTGGGTCAGAATAAGTATGGTCAAAGTCCTATGCATCCGTCCTTGTGCTCCATCCACTTCCTTTTTCGAACTTCTTAGATGATGAGCTCCCCCGATGATTTGAAAATTGGTTCATTGCTTCATTTGATCTTCGTACCAGCTATGGATCCGGGCATTCTGATTTCATATGACCTAGTTGTCCACATCCAAAACAGGTAATATCCTATTGCGTGCAGTCCTTGGCATAGTGACCTTTTCTTGCACAGTTATGGCATCGAACTCGACTATAAAACGGTACGATTGTCTCATCTCTAGTTTGGAAATTCATCTCTGACTGAGTTTGTTGTATCTGAATTGGTtgtggttccaaccttgccttccgTTTTCTTTCATTCTGCACTTCTTCATAATCATTCTCCAAAGTAATTGCAGTATCCACTAGCTCGTGGAACCTTGTGCATTCGGTTAGATTCAACTGCATTTTCAGGAATGGATTCATCCCTTTTAAGAACCTTTTTATCCTTTTCTCCTCTGTGTTCACATCCTCTGCTGCATAACGTGATAAACGATCAAACTCTCCTAGATATTTCCATACCGACAAGTCATTCTGCTTCAAGGTCTCGAACTCTCTTCTCTTTAGCTCCATGATACTTTCAGGAACCTGGGCTTCTCGGAACTTCTTCTTAAACTCGTCCCACATGAAAACATGTCCCGAAGGTTGAATTAGAATCACGttatcccaccatgacgctgctagtCCTGATAGTAGATAGGTGGCATATCTAACCTTCTCTTCATCATTACACCGAACTGTCTTTAATTTCCGCCCAGTGTCCCTCAACCAATCATCCGCATCCATAGGTTCTGGTGCGGAAGCAAAAGTTAGTGGATTGGTTTGTAGGAATTCCGTAAGACTCACTCCTTTTGGCCCTCCATTTCTGATACGTCCATTATTCTCACGTATCAAACGACTGAAAAACTCATTTTGTTGTGCTAAGTTTGCTGCTCTATCCTCAGCCATCCTTTCCATGTGCTCAAGGAATTCTTGCCCAAGCAGGACAGGGGTTGATGTTGACGATCTAGTGGCGGATAATGCCTCTTCCATCCGCTTAGCTTCGCTTTCCTGACCTTCTTTTGCCTCCCTCTCTTCATGAGTCGTTACTATTTCCTCAGTTGGTTGGTAACTCGTCTCTCCCTCACGCGATCccatttaccctctagacctgtaacatcaagaaagaacttaatgatgcaacatgcatttgcacaccaaggtcaaacttcatgcacggatctagtcaatcaatgaaaatccaataaaatccaagaagattcagctttgtgctcataATACACATCATTATATGCCTGAATGTAATAGTTGGGTAaggcatccctaaacatcaggctgcgatgtgtagtatataacaccacataatataggtttatatcgtgatacttagcacgaatataggggaatctactatttgtctcaacatttaccttaattgcacatttgccatgagataaacttgaaacaaagtggcctaggatagttaaagttaacctaatttcctttggaagtactacttaactttcattttattgaggactatctcacatgatatgtctaggttttaacattgctactctaaacacataactatggaaatatagctcctatacttccaagtgtttctaccataaatctatggtcatgatgtgcttggcacacttcccatgtttttggaacacaattcttacaCTATTATTTAAcatctggcttcttattgtacttctcttaattatttatgatgttctagttcatcacataatgactctcaagtgaatcatatatgatgaacaactctaccatgtaagttgtcatatattattcctatctctcttccttacctcccatgctggactcatcatggtctatactacttcaTCTAACTCatatttatc
This region of Lolium perenne isolate Kyuss_39 chromosome 2, Kyuss_2.0, whole genome shotgun sequence genomic DNA includes:
- the LOC139835768 gene encoding uncharacterized protein, which encodes MDADDWLRDTGRKLKTVRCNDEEKVRYATYLLSGLAASWWDNVILIQPSGHVFMWDEFKKKFREAQVPESIMELKRREFETLKQNDLSVWKYLGEFDRLSRYAAEDVNTEEKRIKRFLKGMNPFLKMQLNLTECTRFHELVDTAITLENDYEEVQNERKRKARLEPQPIQIQQTQSEMNFQTRDETIVPFYSRVRCHNCARKGHYAKDCTQ